In one Watersipora subatra chromosome 6, tzWatSuba1.1, whole genome shotgun sequence genomic region, the following are encoded:
- the LOC137398865 gene encoding uncharacterized protein isoform X2 — protein sequence MAEDKDFGFSTISPEDILQCDDSDGHMSDEVHYQDTEITAFTIYTKISEEARKMAKYYGVFLPNGKRDLESMISRFEDKGDYIDLYSHLPAVIRIAENALGKEIIVLNDEGEIESFGREEKEITNESIVIVDFDGGFCGTHLSQHLS from the exons ATGGCTGAGGACAAAG ATTTTGGCTTTTCTACGATCAGTCCCGAAGACATCCTTCAATGTGACGACTCTGATGGGCATATGAGTGATGAAG TCCATTATCAGGATACTGAAATAACTGCGTTCACCATTTATACAAAGATCAGCGAGGAAGCCAGAAAAATGGCCAAATACTACGGAGTTTTTCTTCCAAATGGTAAAAGGGATTTAGAGTCTATGATAAGTCGATTTGAAGATAAAGGGGACTATATAGATCTTTACTCACATCTACCAGCAGTGATTCGAATTGCTGAAAATGCTCTTGGTAAAGAGATTATAGTGTTGAATGATGAAGGGGAAATAGAGTCTTTTGGGAGAGAAGAAAAGGAAATCACTAATGAATCAATTGTGATCGTTGATTTTGATGGTGGCTTTTGTGGCACCCACTTATCTCAGCACCTCTCTTAG
- the LOC137398865 gene encoding uncharacterized protein isoform X1: MAEDKDFGFSTISPEDILQCDDSDGHMSDEDKLSPKLKELGRILTEEFNGYEHEAHPASKNCFLNSIAVHYQDTEITAFTIYTKISEEARKMAKYYGVFLPNGKRDLESMISRFEDKGDYIDLYSHLPAVIRIAENALGKEIIVLNDEGEIESFGREEKEITNESIVIVDFDGGFCGTHLSQHLS, from the exons ATGGCTGAGGACAAAG ATTTTGGCTTTTCTACGATCAGTCCCGAAGACATCCTTCAATGTGACGACTCTGATGGGCATATGAGTGATGAAG ATAAACTATCTCCAAAGCTGAAAGAACTAGGAAGAATTTTAACAGAAGAATTCAATGGGTATGAGCATGAGGCTCATCCAGCTTCAAAAAACTGTTTTCTTAATTCTATTGCAGTCCATTATCAGGATACTGAAATAACTGCGTTCACCATTTATACAAAGATCAGCGAGGAAGCCAGAAAAATGGCCAAATACTACGGAGTTTTTCTTCCAAATGGTAAAAGGGATTTAGAGTCTATGATAAGTCGATTTGAAGATAAAGGGGACTATATAGATCTTTACTCACATCTACCAGCAGTGATTCGAATTGCTGAAAATGCTCTTGGTAAAGAGATTATAGTGTTGAATGATGAAGGGGAAATAGAGTCTTTTGGGAGAGAAGAAAAGGAAATCACTAATGAATCAATTGTGATCGTTGATTTTGATGGTGGCTTTTGTGGCACCCACTTATCTCAGCACCTCTCTTAG